The Eubacterium sp. MSJ-33 genomic sequence CATCGGAATCTTCATCCCCCGATACGTCAGTATCTTCCTCTTCATCATGAATCAACACACTATCATCATATGCATGCAGATCTTCTTCCGGAAGATATGGTTTAAAGCACCGGAGCATGATATAGCCCCACAAATATCCAACTAACCCGAATCCAATAATAACATACACGATCAACGAGATAACCGTATCATAATAAAAGCACCATGCAATCACCAGATATGTGAGCATCATCAGGAGCGTCATCGGGAAATTCTTGATACTCATCAGAAATCCGTTGCGCAGCTGCGTCTTCACCTTATTATCGAACTTTGCCTGCAAAGCAAATGTATACATAAACGTCATAACCGCCAATGTCATTAACACCACACTCACAAACAGAAAAGGTTTCGCCATACTGTTTCCGGTGTTCTTCCACTGTGTCAGCCAGAACCAGATATCAACGCCCAGTATAAAAAATACAACTAAAAACAGCATCCACATACCGGTTGCCTGTTTGAAGTTCTGTTTGAAACTTCTTGTGTAGAATTTCCAGACATATCCATCATCCCCGGTAATTCCTTTCATCGCTGTATAATAAAGCGCTGTAAACGCCGCTCCAATCGTCACAACCGGGATGCAGGAAAGCACGAAGAAGATTGAAAGAAGCATTGCATCCGCCATTCTGCTTAACAGCTTTATAAATATATTGTCGTAATTTACTCCTGATTCACCACTATCTGCCATCTAATTA encodes the following:
- a CDS encoding YesL family protein codes for the protein MADSGESGVNYDNIFIKLLSRMADAMLLSIFFVLSCIPVVTIGAAFTALYYTAMKGITGDDGYVWKFYTRSFKQNFKQATGMWMLFLVVFFILGVDIWFWLTQWKNTGNSMAKPFLFVSVVLMTLAVMTFMYTFALQAKFDNKVKTQLRNGFLMSIKNFPMTLLMMLTYLVIAWCFYYDTVISLIVYVIIGFGLVGYLWGYIMLRCFKPYLPEEDLHAYDDSVLIHDEEEDTDVSGDEDSDDSEDEE